The following are from one region of the Rosistilla carotiformis genome:
- a CDS encoding DNA-directed RNA polymerase subunit alpha — protein sequence MHIRWRGMELPSTVEVDRDTLSPTYGKFVAEPFERGFGNSVGNSLRRVLLSSLEGSAVTQIKVHGAQHEFSSIAGVMEDVTEIVLNVKSLIVRNHSESTRVITVQRNTAGDVTGNDVQTDQDVEIINNNHILATLTEDVPFMMEMVVENGRGYVPSTEHSTGEHEIGIIPIDAVFSPVTRVRYEVEETRVGQKTNYDRLIMEIWTDGTVGPELALTESAKIMRKHLNPFVQYTELGPGIHTVARGGANSAEAQLEAKLNMPISDLRLSVRAGNCLESEQIRTVRDLVVRTEDQLIEVRNFGDTTLNEVRDKLNALGLHLGMRVPTGGLM from the coding sequence ATGCACATTCGTTGGCGTGGAATGGAATTGCCCAGCACGGTCGAAGTCGATCGTGATACATTGTCTCCCACCTACGGCAAATTTGTGGCCGAACCGTTCGAGCGTGGCTTTGGCAACAGCGTCGGCAATAGCTTGCGTCGCGTGTTGCTGTCGAGCCTCGAAGGAAGCGCGGTCACTCAGATTAAGGTGCACGGAGCCCAACACGAATTCAGCTCGATCGCTGGCGTGATGGAAGATGTTACCGAAATCGTTTTGAATGTAAAAAGCTTGATCGTTCGCAATCATAGCGAATCGACTCGCGTGATCACCGTACAGCGGAACACCGCTGGCGACGTCACCGGTAACGATGTGCAAACCGATCAAGATGTTGAAATCATCAACAACAACCACATCCTGGCAACGTTGACCGAAGACGTGCCATTCATGATGGAAATGGTCGTTGAAAATGGTCGCGGTTATGTTCCGTCGACCGAACACAGCACTGGCGAACACGAAATCGGAATCATTCCGATCGACGCGGTCTTCAGCCCCGTGACCCGCGTTCGCTACGAAGTCGAAGAGACACGCGTCGGTCAAAAGACGAACTACGATCGTTTGATCATGGAAATCTGGACCGACGGCACCGTGGGTCCCGAACTGGCGTTGACCGAATCGGCCAAGATCATGCGAAAGCACTTGAACCCATTCGTGCAATACACCGAACTGGGCCCTGGAATTCACACTGTCGCTCGCGGCGGAGCGAATTCGGCTGAGGCACAACTGGAAGCCAAGCTGAACATGCCGATCAGCGATCTGCGTCTTTCGGTCCGTGCAGGCAACTGCTTGGAATCCGAACAGATCCGCACCGTTCGCGATTTGGTGGTTCGCACCGAAGATCAATTGATCGAAGTCCGCAACTTTGGCGATACTACACTGAACGAAGTTCGCGACAAGCTCAATGCGTTGGGATTGCATCTGGGGATGCGGGTTCCAACCGGCGGGTTGATGTAA
- a CDS encoding bL17 family ribosomal protein: protein MRHRRKGRVLGRSPSHRKAMFKNLASSLFLTERDAELDDNAPKVKGRVVTTLEKAKEIRPLVERCITIAKRSLAAEEESQKYATDAERGSDAWKTWRKSENWRKWTDARAPAIAARRRVLQLLGDKQAMHIVFDELADRFRDRPGGYTRILRLAKPRLGDAGTRAILEFVGVNDRVSQKAERPSFDDDSDAAEEEVASEESKASDE, encoded by the coding sequence ATGCGACATCGACGAAAAGGACGTGTTCTCGGCCGCAGTCCGAGCCACCGCAAGGCAATGTTCAAGAACCTGGCTAGCAGCTTGTTCCTCACCGAACGAGATGCGGAGTTGGATGATAACGCGCCCAAGGTTAAGGGCCGCGTTGTTACCACACTGGAAAAGGCCAAGGAAATTCGCCCGCTCGTGGAACGCTGCATTACGATCGCCAAGCGTTCGTTGGCAGCCGAGGAAGAGTCGCAGAAGTACGCGACCGACGCAGAACGCGGCTCCGACGCTTGGAAGACCTGGCGGAAGAGCGAGAACTGGCGCAAATGGACCGACGCGCGAGCTCCTGCAATTGCCGCTCGCCGTCGCGTACTGCAATTGCTTGGCGACAAGCAAGCGATGCACATCGTATTCGACGAACTGGCAGACCGCTTCCGCGATCGTCCAGGAGGCTACACTCGTATCTTGCGTTTGGCCAAGCCTCGCTTGGGCGACGCCGGTACCCGAGCGATTCTGGAATTCGTGGGTGTCAATGATCGCGTGAGCCAAAAGGCGGAACGCCCATCGTTCGATGACGACAGCGACGCCGCAGAAGAAGAAGTTGCCAGCGAAGAATCGAAGGCTAGCGACGAGTAG
- a CDS encoding RDD family protein, translating into MSDNPYASPVATPLDVTVSDEGGSIDGMPFASQNRRLVNFLVDNVMTQIVSSLAGGALGAAYAQSNGGQITQDQATTLQLMGMGLGLLVVLLYFFLMEATMGATVGKLLTSTRVVDAGGGKASVGKLIGRTFARLIPFEPVSFLFGDKTTGWHDSLSGTRVVDIRAGRR; encoded by the coding sequence ATGTCCGACAATCCGTATGCCAGTCCCGTCGCCACGCCTTTAGACGTTACGGTCTCCGATGAGGGAGGTAGCATCGACGGAATGCCGTTTGCGTCGCAAAACCGACGGCTCGTGAATTTCTTGGTGGACAACGTGATGACACAGATTGTTTCGTCGCTTGCCGGTGGTGCGTTGGGCGCCGCCTATGCGCAAAGCAACGGCGGACAGATCACACAAGATCAAGCTACGACACTTCAATTGATGGGAATGGGGTTGGGCTTGCTGGTCGTCCTGCTGTACTTCTTCCTCATGGAGGCAACAATGGGGGCGACGGTTGGCAAACTGCTGACAAGCACACGCGTTGTCGACGCGGGCGGCGGGAAAGCGAGCGTCGGGAAACTGATCGGCCGCACCTTCGCGCGGTTGATTCCGTTTGAGCCCGTCTCGTTCCTGTTCGGTGACAAAACCACCGGCTGGCACGATTCATTGTCGGGCACGCGCGTCGTCGACATCCGTGCAGGGCGACGCTAA
- a CDS encoding potassium channel family protein: protein MSESTSVRKMLVGLTFLSITCVAAVFGFIAAGWSVVDSIYMVVITIFGVGYGEVHPIDSTGLKVFTAFIIVAGCSSGIYVVGGFVQMVAEGEFYRALGARRMSQGIAQTSNHVIICGFGRVGRNLAEELKSLDQAFVCIDENPDRIAQAEELGYLVVTGNAGEEETLIKAGIHRAAYLATVLPEDAANVFITLTARELTQELQIIARGESESTQRKLVRSGANHVVMPEAIGAARIANMISCPTADALISDARQRTRLNSDLKALGLAIREVRVEGASAVAGGKISDLNLNDGGTLIVAILSTDGRIRRNPEASEAIHPGDILYVLSSQEQTLAVIRQVQAKRTELTYRGSRVRP from the coding sequence ATGAGCGAAAGCACCTCGGTGCGGAAGATGTTGGTGGGATTGACGTTTCTGTCGATCACCTGTGTCGCTGCTGTGTTTGGATTCATCGCGGCGGGCTGGTCGGTTGTCGATTCGATCTACATGGTCGTGATCACGATCTTCGGTGTCGGTTACGGCGAAGTCCATCCCATCGACAGCACCGGCTTGAAGGTCTTTACAGCTTTCATCATCGTGGCCGGTTGCTCGTCGGGAATCTATGTCGTGGGCGGCTTTGTGCAAATGGTTGCCGAAGGGGAATTTTATCGCGCGTTGGGAGCGAGGCGGATGAGTCAGGGAATCGCACAAACATCGAACCACGTGATCATTTGTGGGTTCGGACGTGTTGGCCGCAATTTGGCTGAGGAGCTCAAGTCGCTTGACCAGGCGTTCGTCTGCATCGACGAAAATCCTGACCGCATCGCGCAAGCGGAAGAGCTTGGCTATCTTGTGGTCACGGGCAACGCGGGCGAAGAGGAGACGCTGATCAAGGCTGGCATCCACCGTGCCGCGTACCTTGCGACCGTTTTGCCCGAGGATGCCGCCAATGTCTTCATCACGTTGACCGCCCGTGAACTGACACAAGAATTGCAGATCATCGCCCGTGGCGAATCTGAATCGACTCAGCGGAAGCTTGTTCGCAGCGGGGCCAATCACGTGGTGATGCCCGAGGCGATTGGCGCCGCTCGGATCGCCAACATGATCTCCTGCCCGACCGCCGATGCGTTGATCTCCGACGCGCGTCAAAGGACTCGCTTGAACAGCGATCTGAAGGCGCTTGGGCTTGCGATCCGCGAGGTCCGGGTCGAGGGGGCGTCCGCGGTTGCAGGAGGCAAGATCTCCGATCTGAACCTCAATGACGGTGGGACCCTAATTGTGGCGATCCTTTCCACCGATGGGCGTATTCGTCGCAACCCTGAAGCTAGCGAAGCGATACACCCGGGCGACATCCTGTATGTCTTGTCGAGCCAAGAACAGACGCTGGCCGTGATCCGACAAGTCCAGGCCAAACGCACTGAGCTCACGTATCGCGGCTCACGCGTTCGACCCTGA
- a CDS encoding TonB-dependent receptor, which produces MQLSPRIPSPEPIDTHQKALQVNLDPRRYGTFAEIGAGQEVVRWFFRVGGGAGTIAKSMSAYDMKVSDAIYGRASRYVCRERLQAMLDYEHRLNLDRLKDVRGDTTAFFAFADTVSARNFQGTNECHGWMGVKFQAHPRDDDSQIIIHVRMLDNEAALQQEALGIVGVNLVHGAFALNHEPELLVDSLLDGLSTSRIEIDMIEFSGIAFRHVDNRLMSLKLVELGLSGAAMFAANGDVLQPSEFFHRKPILVERGSFRPVCNVNLDMLRCANEKFTELPNVQGKEVAQVMEITMRNLKAEGEIDLRDFLARADVMSACGMTVLISDYFQYYRLASYLSRYTKESIAITMGAASLLDLFDEKYYASLDGGILESFGRLFKNDLKIYCYPLRDQATGAMMTCENLEIKPELQKLYGYLKDRGGINDLDNFNPECLNVFSREVLCKIKDGDSSWETMVPGPVADVIKSRSYFEYQAT; this is translated from the coding sequence ATGCAATTGTCACCACGTATTCCTTCACCGGAACCTATCGACACACACCAGAAGGCGTTGCAGGTCAATCTCGATCCACGCCGCTATGGCACGTTTGCTGAAATTGGTGCGGGCCAAGAAGTGGTGCGGTGGTTCTTCCGTGTCGGCGGGGGCGCCGGAACGATCGCCAAAAGCATGTCGGCCTACGATATGAAGGTCAGTGATGCGATCTACGGTCGGGCGAGTCGATATGTTTGCCGCGAGCGTCTGCAAGCGATGCTCGATTACGAGCACCGTTTGAACTTGGATCGCTTGAAAGATGTGCGTGGCGATACAACGGCCTTCTTTGCTTTTGCCGATACCGTCTCGGCTCGGAATTTCCAGGGCACCAACGAATGCCATGGCTGGATGGGAGTCAAATTTCAAGCGCACCCGCGAGATGACGACAGCCAAATCATCATCCATGTTCGGATGCTCGACAACGAAGCTGCCTTGCAACAGGAGGCGCTGGGAATCGTCGGTGTGAACTTGGTCCACGGCGCGTTTGCCTTGAACCACGAACCCGAACTTTTAGTCGATTCGCTTTTGGATGGACTTTCCACCTCGCGGATCGAGATCGACATGATCGAATTCTCGGGGATCGCGTTCCGACACGTCGACAACCGTTTGATGAGTTTGAAGCTGGTCGAGCTGGGGCTCAGCGGCGCGGCGATGTTTGCTGCCAACGGCGACGTGTTGCAACCTTCGGAGTTCTTCCATCGCAAGCCGATCCTGGTCGAACGCGGCAGCTTTCGGCCCGTCTGCAACGTCAATCTCGACATGCTGCGTTGTGCCAATGAAAAGTTTACGGAGTTGCCGAATGTCCAAGGCAAAGAAGTAGCGCAGGTGATGGAGATCACGATGCGGAACTTGAAGGCCGAGGGCGAAATCGACCTGCGCGACTTCTTGGCCCGCGCCGACGTGATGTCCGCCTGTGGGATGACGGTGCTAATCTCCGACTATTTTCAGTACTATCGCTTGGCGTCGTATTTGTCGCGGTACACCAAAGAAAGTATCGCGATCACGATGGGGGCAGCCAGTCTGTTGGACCTGTTCGACGAAAAATATTATGCGTCGTTGGACGGTGGGATCCTTGAATCGTTTGGGCGGTTGTTCAAAAACGATCTGAAGATCTACTGCTATCCGCTGCGTGATCAGGCGACCGGCGCTATGATGACGTGCGAAAACCTGGAAATCAAACCCGAGTTGCAAAAATTGTATGGGTACCTCAAGGATCGTGGCGGCATCAACGACTTGGACAACTTCAATCCCGAATGCCTGAACGTCTTTTCGCGCGAGGTGCTGTGCAAAATTAAGGACGGCGATTCCAGCTGGGAGACGATGGTTCCTGGTCCGGTTGCCGATGTCATCAAATCGCGCAGCTACTTCGAATACCAGGCAACATGA
- a CDS encoding dihydrofolate reductase: MTLTAIVAATSTGTIGLDGDMPWQLSHDLRRFKRLTMGCIIVMGRKTFDSIGRPLPGRETFVLTRDRQWSHPGVAVFPDPESVLAAIGERTAFVVGGAQIYAAMLPVCTRVFLTRVWSQTVGDTTIDFDLNGWHCSYVERVPPAARDSVPSEFSVWERPISRRS, translated from the coding sequence GTGACATTGACCGCAATCGTTGCCGCAACCTCGACGGGGACCATTGGTCTCGATGGTGATATGCCGTGGCAATTGAGCCATGATCTGCGGCGGTTCAAGCGTCTAACGATGGGTTGTATCATCGTGATGGGACGTAAGACGTTTGACTCGATCGGTCGTCCCTTGCCGGGGCGAGAAACCTTTGTGTTGACGCGCGACCGACAATGGTCGCATCCCGGAGTGGCTGTCTTTCCCGATCCGGAATCGGTGCTGGCTGCCATCGGCGAACGAACGGCGTTTGTCGTCGGCGGTGCTCAAATCTATGCGGCGATGCTGCCGGTTTGCACGCGTGTGTTTCTGACGCGTGTCTGGAGCCAGACGGTGGGCGACACGACGATCGATTTCGACTTGAACGGCTGGCATTGCAGCTACGTCGAACGCGTGCCCCCTGCGGCGCGCGACAGCGTTCCCAGCGAATTTAGCGTTTGGGAGCGGCCGATATCACGTCGGTCGTAA
- a CDS encoding vitamin B12-dependent ribonucleotide reductase, with the protein MAIAPTCPQNDQQHGIDHARAKFSSAGRSSVVGLKIDSEFCPTDVDSPFDTSEWVLRSAAIKDETGTALFEQHNCEVPAKWSQLATNVVVSKYFYGDPNKSERETSVRQLIHRVTRTISDWGLADGYFDTAEDGENFYRDLTWLCLHQHGAFNSPVWFNVGLYDQYGVTGAKCNWHYDKTQGRVDQPENPYEFPQGSACFIQKVEDNMEDIMRLATSEAMLFKFGSGTGTDLSSIRSERENLSGGGKPSGPLSFMRVYDQIAAVVKSGGKTRRAAKMQSLKVWHPDILEFIECKWSEEKKAHALIAQGYDSNFNGEAYSSVMFQNANLSVRVTDDYMQAVRDGKRWQTQWISEKATGTPPEYDARELLNKMAECAWHCGDPGVQYDTTINTWHTCPNSGRINASNPCSEYMFLDDTACNLASINLMKFRRADGSFDVDRFHAACRVFFIAQEILVDHASYPTADIALNSHNYRPLGLGYSNLGSLVMTSGLPYDSDGARGLCGSLTALMHGTANLTSAEMAGVVGPFEGFANNREPMLKVMGMHRDAVEQIHDEGPEYLKDAARNLWDKVLELGNRYGFRNAQATVLAPTGTISFLMDCDTTGVEPDIALVKYKQLAGGGMLKIVNRGVEGALESLGYDTTQAKAIVAYIDEHDTIEGAPHLADEHLPVFDCAFTPAGGTRSIAWQAHVTMMAAAQPFLSGAISKTVNMPTDSTPQDIADAYFWGWELGLKAIAIYRDGSKQSQPLNTKSGEKTAADAEVKVVEKVVYRPRRERLEDTRHSLTHKFNIAGHEGYINVGLYPDGRPGEVFITMAKEGSTIGGLMDSFGTSTSIALQYGVPIEVLVNKFTHTRFEPMGHTSNPDIRIAKSIVDYIFRWMGITFLAGYREATVPGAAEKNDGGDSTESKSVESVANGNKPGEGDGMKIGGNGPTIETHDTAAKYTVGNLPTVDIDALERAGVSMQIAGDGARDNGKPGSRSDQFARFQSDAPACDNCGSITVRNGNCYLCHNCGASMGCS; encoded by the coding sequence ATGGCAATTGCGCCCACCTGTCCCCAAAATGACCAGCAACATGGTATCGATCACGCCCGCGCCAAGTTTTCCTCCGCTGGACGCAGTAGCGTCGTGGGACTGAAAATTGATTCGGAGTTTTGCCCAACCGATGTCGACAGCCCGTTCGACACCAGCGAGTGGGTGCTCCGCAGCGCGGCGATCAAAGATGAAACGGGCACTGCACTGTTCGAGCAGCACAACTGCGAAGTTCCAGCGAAGTGGAGCCAATTGGCGACCAACGTCGTTGTCAGCAAGTACTTTTATGGCGACCCGAACAAGTCCGAACGCGAAACGAGCGTTCGCCAATTGATCCACCGCGTCACCCGCACGATCTCCGACTGGGGATTGGCCGATGGCTACTTTGACACCGCGGAAGATGGCGAAAATTTTTATCGCGATCTGACCTGGTTGTGCCTGCACCAACATGGTGCTTTCAACAGCCCGGTTTGGTTTAACGTCGGCCTCTACGACCAATACGGTGTGACCGGCGCGAAGTGCAACTGGCACTACGACAAGACGCAAGGCCGCGTCGACCAACCCGAAAACCCTTACGAATTTCCTCAGGGTTCGGCCTGCTTCATCCAGAAGGTTGAAGACAACATGGAAGACATCATGCGTCTGGCGACCAGCGAGGCGATGTTGTTCAAGTTTGGCAGCGGCACCGGCACCGATCTATCGAGCATCCGCAGCGAGCGAGAGAACTTGTCTGGCGGCGGCAAGCCGTCGGGCCCTCTGTCGTTCATGCGAGTCTACGATCAGATCGCCGCGGTTGTCAAAAGCGGTGGCAAGACCCGTCGCGCCGCGAAGATGCAATCGTTGAAGGTCTGGCATCCCGATATCTTGGAATTCATCGAGTGCAAGTGGAGCGAAGAGAAGAAGGCTCACGCGCTGATCGCCCAGGGCTACGACAGCAACTTCAACGGCGAAGCCTATTCGTCGGTGATGTTCCAGAACGCGAACCTGTCGGTCCGCGTGACCGATGATTACATGCAAGCGGTTCGCGACGGCAAGCGTTGGCAAACGCAATGGATCAGCGAAAAGGCGACCGGCACGCCGCCGGAATACGACGCTCGCGAACTGTTGAACAAGATGGCCGAATGCGCATGGCACTGCGGTGATCCTGGCGTTCAATACGACACCACGATCAACACCTGGCACACCTGTCCCAACAGCGGCCGGATCAACGCCAGCAATCCGTGCTCGGAATACATGTTCCTGGACGACACGGCTTGCAACCTGGCGTCGATCAATCTTATGAAGTTCCGTCGCGCCGACGGCAGCTTCGACGTCGATCGTTTCCACGCCGCCTGCCGCGTCTTCTTCATCGCCCAAGAGATCTTGGTCGATCACGCCAGCTATCCAACCGCCGACATCGCGCTGAACAGCCACAACTATCGCCCGCTGGGGCTGGGGTATTCGAACCTGGGTTCGTTGGTGATGACCAGCGGTCTGCCTTACGATTCCGATGGCGCTCGCGGGTTGTGTGGCAGCCTGACTGCATTGATGCATGGGACGGCTAATCTGACAAGCGCCGAAATGGCGGGTGTCGTCGGACCGTTTGAAGGCTTTGCCAACAATCGCGAACCGATGCTGAAGGTGATGGGGATGCACCGCGATGCTGTCGAACAGATCCACGACGAAGGTCCCGAATACCTGAAGGACGCTGCTCGCAACCTGTGGGACAAGGTCCTCGAACTGGGCAACCGTTACGGATTCCGTAACGCTCAAGCGACCGTGTTGGCACCCACCGGAACGATTAGTTTCTTGATGGACTGCGATACCACCGGCGTCGAGCCCGATATCGCGCTTGTCAAGTACAAGCAACTGGCTGGCGGCGGGATGTTGAAGATCGTCAACCGCGGCGTCGAAGGGGCTTTGGAGTCGCTCGGCTACGACACGACGCAAGCAAAAGCAATCGTCGCCTACATCGACGAACACGACACGATCGAAGGGGCTCCGCATCTGGCCGACGAGCATCTGCCCGTCTTCGATTGTGCGTTCACCCCTGCCGGCGGAACGCGCAGCATCGCTTGGCAAGCCCACGTGACGATGATGGCTGCTGCCCAACCGTTCCTGTCGGGGGCGATCAGCAAGACGGTCAACATGCCGACCGATTCGACACCTCAAGATATCGCCGATGCGTATTTCTGGGGTTGGGAACTGGGGCTCAAGGCGATCGCGATTTATCGGGACGGTTCGAAGCAGAGCCAACCGCTGAACACCAAGAGCGGTGAGAAGACGGCGGCGGATGCGGAAGTCAAAGTTGTCGAGAAGGTTGTCTATCGACCACGCCGGGAACGCTTGGAAGATACGCGCCATAGCTTGACGCACAAGTTCAACATCGCGGGACACGAAGGCTACATCAATGTTGGCCTGTATCCCGACGGTCGCCCTGGCGAAGTCTTCATCACGATGGCGAAAGAGGGTTCGACGATCGGTGGCCTGATGGACAGCTTCGGCACCTCGACTTCGATCGCGCTGCAATACGGCGTTCCGATCGAAGTCCTGGTCAACAAGTTCACCCACACCCGCTTCGAACCGATGGGGCATACCAGCAACCCTGACATTCGAATCGCAAAGAGTATCGTCGATTACATTTTCCGTTGGATGGGAATTACGTTCCTGGCCGGATATCGGGAAGCGACCGTGCCCGGAGCTGCCGAGAAGAACGACGGTGGCGATTCGACCGAATCGAAGTCGGTTGAAAGCGTGGCCAACGGAAACAAGCCCGGTGAAGGCGATGGGATGAAGATCGGTGGTAATGGTCCAACGATTGAGACTCACGACACGGCGGCGAAATACACCGTAGGCAATCTGCCGACGGTCGACATCGACGCGCTGGAGCGTGCGGGCGTTTCGATGCAGATTGCGGGCGACGGGGCCAGAGACAATGGCAAGCCCGGTTCGCGAAGCGATCAATTCGCTCGGTTCCAAAGCGACGCTCCGGCTTGCGACAACTGCGGCAGCATCACCGTTCGCAACGGCAACTGCTATCTGTGCCACAACTGTGGTGCCAGCATGGGCTGCAGCTAA
- a CDS encoding thioredoxin family protein, protein MRKPQIGRLSIVAVVCLSLMLSRSEALAEIQWIKSVAQAQQKWNTSAKPLLVYVTSESCFFCQKLDHATWMDPSVGVLVNDRFVKLKVNGQRNQAIAKQLNVTAFPAVVVFSADGQVIGRRDGFVEPGEMSAFLQSVVPPQTTHH, encoded by the coding sequence ATGCGGAAGCCGCAGATTGGACGCCTGTCCATCGTAGCCGTTGTTTGTTTGAGTCTAATGCTGTCGCGCAGCGAAGCGTTAGCCGAGATTCAATGGATCAAATCCGTCGCGCAAGCGCAGCAGAAATGGAACACGTCGGCAAAGCCTTTGCTGGTTTATGTCACCTCCGAATCTTGTTTCTTCTGCCAGAAATTGGATCACGCAACGTGGATGGACCCATCGGTCGGCGTTTTGGTAAACGATCGATTTGTGAAGCTGAAGGTCAATGGCCAACGCAATCAAGCGATCGCAAAGCAATTGAACGTGACTGCCTTTCCGGCCGTGGTGGTATTCTCCGCGGACGGTCAGGTGATAGGCCGCCGCGACGGATTTGTTGAGCCGGGCGAAATGTCCGCCTTCCTGCAATCGGTCGTACCACCTCAGACGACACACCACTAA
- a CDS encoding arginyltransferase encodes MFQPLPVQGEATNPLVVVHDEPQPCPYIAGREARMPLQWPLGMMTADMLDQYLSAGFRRSGPFLYRTKCADCQACESTRVDMQSFHWSQSFRRILKRGDRDLQVRIASPTVDPARVAMFNQHRSARQLGLSERELDSQEYTGFLVETICETQELSFWKEDQLVAVATTDFGRDSLSLVYCFFDPQFSRYSLGTYSILKNFELAMQSNRRWVYLGMYVASNSHLNYKARFKPQQRLHQKDWITFE; translated from the coding sequence ATGTTCCAACCTCTACCCGTTCAAGGCGAAGCGACCAATCCGCTGGTCGTCGTCCACGACGAACCGCAGCCCTGCCCGTACATCGCCGGTCGTGAAGCGCGGATGCCGTTGCAATGGCCGCTGGGAATGATGACGGCCGACATGTTGGACCAGTATCTCAGTGCAGGTTTTCGACGCAGTGGGCCGTTCCTTTATCGAACGAAATGCGCCGACTGTCAGGCCTGTGAATCGACCCGCGTCGACATGCAATCGTTTCATTGGTCGCAATCATTCCGGCGGATCTTGAAACGGGGCGATCGAGATCTCCAAGTGCGAATCGCTTCGCCAACGGTCGACCCGGCGCGGGTCGCGATGTTCAACCAACATCGTAGCGCCCGGCAGTTGGGACTGTCGGAACGCGAATTGGACTCGCAAGAGTACACGGGCTTTTTGGTCGAAACGATTTGCGAAACCCAAGAGCTCAGCTTTTGGAAAGAGGATCAATTGGTTGCTGTTGCGACCACCGACTTTGGCCGCGACAGCCTATCGTTGGTCTATTGCTTCTTCGATCCCCAGTTCAGCCGATACAGCCTGGGGACGTATTCGATTCTGAAGAACTTCGAATTGGCGATGCAATCGAATCGCCGCTGGGTTTACCTTGGCATGTACGTCGCCAGCAACTCCCATTTGAATTACAAAGCCCGCTTCAAACCTCAGCAGCGTTTGCACCAAAAGGACTGGATAACATTCGAATAA